One window from the genome of Acidimicrobiia bacterium encodes:
- a CDS encoding FAD-dependent oxidoreductase, whose amino-acid sequence MKTHAQAVVIGGGVVGASILYHLTKNGWNDVVLVERKELTAGSTWHAAGGMHTLNGNPNVAALQRYTVQLYKELEEISGVDCGLHLTGEMMLADTEDRMDWLRMTHARGQYLGMETEIISVSEAKEMLPIMDEKHFVGALWDPVGGHVDPSGVTYAYAKAAQMAGAEIYRNCWAQDLVQKADGTWDVVTEKGTINTENIVNCGGLWAREVGRMCGIELPILAMEHMYLLTEEIPEIKDWLDATGGHGRGAVDFGGEIYLRAEAGGLLLGTYEKACVPWSTKETPWDFGSQLLTPDIERLAPSLKVGFDHFPIFNDVGIKQVINGPFTFAPDGNPVIGPVRGQRGHWVAAGIMAGLSQGGGVGLTMANWMTSGDPGHDIWGMDVARFGDWTTPGYTQAKVMENYSNRFRIAFPNEELPAGRPLHTSPIYGRLNDANAVWGAGYGLETALWFQRPGEEAVEDVTFKRSNAFKVVAEEVSAVRNGVGLIETTGFAKHQFSGPGAREFLDYLMSNTIPKAGRMALTPMLNHQGNLIGDFTVATLADPFDGSETFTVFGSGVAEGYHERWFIEHLPQDRSVTYRALSHEMTGLSIAGPKAREVLAAACDDDVSNEAFRFLDFRRLNIGMIPTMTGRITFTGDLGYEIWVPASLQVQLFDLLMEAGAAHGIKPFGLHALNSMRFDKGFGSWGTEFRPVYTPWEGGLGHFVKLNKGDFIGREAATQSQENPARQLSTFTIEAVNADALGDEPIWHNGKVVGWLTSGAYSHGCQASMALGYLPTELCQETEGFEIEVLGVRRPATRLDEPLFDPSGSRMRG is encoded by the coding sequence ATGAAAACCCATGCTCAAGCAGTAGTTATCGGCGGCGGCGTCGTCGGCGCCAGCATCCTCTACCACCTCACCAAAAACGGGTGGAACGACGTGGTGCTCGTAGAACGCAAAGAACTCACCGCTGGCTCCACCTGGCACGCCGCCGGTGGCATGCACACCCTCAACGGCAACCCCAACGTGGCCGCTCTACAGCGCTACACCGTGCAGTTATACAAAGAACTTGAAGAAATTTCTGGCGTGGACTGCGGCCTCCACCTCACCGGCGAAATGATGCTGGCCGACACCGAAGACCGCATGGACTGGCTCCGCATGACCCACGCTCGCGGCCAATACCTGGGTATGGAAACCGAAATCATCTCGGTTTCTGAAGCCAAAGAAATGCTGCCCATCATGGACGAAAAACACTTCGTAGGCGCCCTCTGGGACCCCGTGGGCGGCCACGTAGACCCCTCCGGCGTTACCTATGCCTACGCTAAAGCTGCCCAAATGGCCGGGGCAGAAATCTATCGCAACTGTTGGGCCCAAGACCTGGTGCAAAAAGCCGACGGCACCTGGGACGTAGTAACCGAAAAAGGCACCATCAATACCGAAAACATCGTCAACTGTGGCGGCCTGTGGGCCCGCGAAGTAGGCCGCATGTGCGGAATTGAGCTCCCAATTTTGGCTATGGAACACATGTACCTCCTCACCGAAGAGATCCCCGAAATCAAAGACTGGCTCGACGCTACCGGCGGCCACGGGCGCGGGGCTGTGGACTTCGGCGGCGAAATCTACCTCCGTGCCGAAGCCGGAGGCCTGCTGCTCGGCACCTACGAAAAAGCTTGCGTCCCTTGGTCAACCAAAGAAACCCCTTGGGACTTCGGGTCGCAACTCCTTACTCCCGACATCGAACGGCTCGCCCCCTCACTCAAAGTTGGCTTCGACCACTTCCCCATTTTTAACGACGTGGGCATCAAGCAAGTAATAAACGGCCCCTTTACTTTTGCCCCCGATGGCAACCCAGTTATCGGGCCGGTACGAGGGCAACGAGGCCACTGGGTCGCAGCCGGCATCATGGCTGGTCTAAGCCAAGGGGGCGGCGTTGGCCTGACCATGGCCAACTGGATGACCTCCGGCGACCCGGGCCACGACATTTGGGGCATGGACGTCGCTCGCTTTGGCGACTGGACCACCCCCGGATACACCCAAGCCAAAGTCATGGAAAACTACAGCAACCGTTTCCGCATTGCCTTCCCCAACGAAGAACTCCCCGCCGGGCGACCCTTGCATACCTCACCCATCTACGGCCGACTCAACGACGCCAACGCCGTATGGGGCGCCGGCTACGGGTTAGAAACCGCCTTGTGGTTCCAACGCCCTGGCGAAGAAGCGGTAGAAGACGTGACCTTCAAACGCTCCAACGCTTTCAAGGTCGTTGCTGAAGAAGTGTCCGCCGTACGCAACGGAGTGGGGCTCATCGAAACCACCGGGTTTGCCAAACATCAATTCAGCGGCCCCGGGGCACGAGAATTTCTTGACTACCTCATGAGCAACACCATCCCCAAAGCGGGGCGCATGGCCCTAACCCCCATGCTGAATCATCAAGGCAACTTGATCGGCGACTTCACCGTGGCCACCTTGGCCGACCCATTTGACGGTAGTGAAACCTTCACCGTGTTTGGCTCTGGCGTAGCCGAGGGCTACCACGAGCGCTGGTTTATTGAACACCTGCCCCAAGACCGGTCGGTCACCTACCGGGCACTGAGCCACGAAATGACCGGCCTTTCTATCGCCGGACCAAAGGCACGAGAAGTACTGGCCGCAGCATGCGACGATGACGTCTCTAACGAAGCATTCCGTTTCTTAGATTTCCGCCGCCTCAACATCGGCATGATCCCCACCATGACCGGCCGCATCACTTTCACTGGCGACTTGGGTTACGAAATCTGGGTTCCGGCCTCTTTGCAGGTGCAACTCTTTGACCTCCTTATGGAAGCGGGCGCTGCACACGGCATCAAGCCTTTTGGCCTTCATGCCTTGAACTCCATGCGTTTCGACAAAGGGTTCGGTTCCTGGGGCACCGAATTTCGCCCTGTTTACACCCCTTGGGAAGGCGGCTTAGGCCACTTCGTGAAACTCAACAAAGGAGATTTCATCGGCCGAGAAGCCGCTACACAAAGCCAAGAAAACCCGGCACGTCAACTCTCCACCTTCACCATTGAAGCAGTAAACGCCGATGCCTTAGGCGACGAACCGATCTGGCACAACGGCAAAGTTGTGGGCTGGCTTACCTCCGGGGCCTACTCGCATGGCTGCCAGGCTTCTATGGCTCTGGGTTATCTGCCTACAGAGCTCTGCCAAGAAACCGAAGGATTCGAAATTGAAGTACTGGGTGTCCGCCGCCCCGCTACTCGGTTGGACGAACCACTCTTTGACCCCTCTGGGTCACGCATGCGAGGCTAG
- a CDS encoding methyltransferase has protein sequence MTEPRRTRRGARSSRSKTVDILAKQPPFEQPRMRFDPLRAVSEDELEAIHQASLRVLAETGIDFLDETARQQLADAGAEIDGNRVRFSPELVMQLMTTVPEQFTLHGIRPERSLQMGGNAIAVTSVASPPFVTGLGRDRRDGNREDYRNLIKMSQVMNCIHTSAGYPVEPMDLHPSIRHLQATHDMITLSDKPPFVYSISRPRNQDAIEMTRIARGIDHETINQETSILSVINTSTPLRYDTVMLHGIQEMSARNQGIVITPFTLAGAMAPITVAGALVLQNAEALAGMAYTQVVKPGAPVIYGGFTSNVDMRSGAPAFGTPEYWKACLVGGQLARRYKVPYRSSNVNASNSVDAQSAYESVISLWGAVMGGVNLLLHGAGWLEGGLLTSYEKMVIDGDILNMISEMLKPITIDDATLAVEAIAEVGPGGHFFGTSHTQERYTTEHFQPMVSSWKNFESWDEDGRIEAPERSTKIAQQMIDAHQEPPMEPQIRAELDEFVERRIAEGGVETDY, from the coding sequence ATGACCGAACCCCGCCGTACCCGCCGAGGCGCTCGCAGCAGTCGTTCCAAAACCGTTGATATCCTGGCCAAACAGCCCCCCTTTGAACAACCACGCATGCGTTTCGACCCCCTGCGGGCCGTCTCCGAAGACGAACTCGAAGCAATTCACCAAGCCTCACTTCGGGTACTAGCCGAAACCGGTATTGACTTTTTAGACGAAACAGCCCGCCAACAACTCGCCGACGCCGGGGCCGAAATAGACGGCAACCGGGTCCGTTTCAGCCCTGAACTGGTCATGCAACTCATGACAACCGTGCCCGAACAGTTCACCCTGCACGGGATACGCCCCGAACGAAGCCTCCAGATGGGCGGCAACGCCATCGCCGTTACCTCAGTGGCCAGCCCCCCTTTTGTTACCGGCTTAGGGCGCGACCGGCGAGACGGCAACCGAGAGGACTACCGCAACCTGATCAAAATGAGTCAAGTCATGAACTGCATCCACACCTCGGCCGGCTACCCAGTGGAACCCATGGACCTCCACCCCTCAATACGGCACCTTCAAGCCACCCACGACATGATCACCCTTTCCGACAAGCCACCTTTCGTATACAGCATCAGCCGACCCCGCAACCAAGACGCCATCGAAATGACCCGCATCGCCCGCGGCATAGACCACGAAACCATCAACCAAGAAACCTCTATTCTCTCCGTCATCAACACCAGTACTCCCCTGCGCTACGACACGGTGATGCTGCACGGCATTCAAGAAATGTCGGCCCGCAACCAAGGGATCGTCATTACCCCCTTCACCCTGGCCGGGGCCATGGCCCCCATCACGGTGGCAGGCGCCCTCGTGCTCCAAAATGCCGAAGCCCTCGCCGGCATGGCCTACACCCAAGTCGTCAAACCGGGCGCACCGGTCATCTACGGAGGGTTCACCTCCAACGTTGACATGCGCTCCGGGGCCCCCGCTTTTGGCACCCCCGAATACTGGAAAGCCTGCCTAGTGGGCGGGCAACTCGCTCGGCGCTACAAAGTGCCCTACCGGTCATCAAACGTCAACGCCTCCAACAGCGTGGACGCACAATCAGCCTACGAAAGCGTGATCTCCCTATGGGGAGCCGTCATGGGCGGAGTCAACCTTTTACTCCACGGCGCAGGCTGGCTCGAAGGCGGCCTCTTAACCTCCTACGAAAAAATGGTTATCGACGGCGACATCCTCAACATGATTTCCGAAATGCTCAAACCCATCACCATCGATGACGCCACCCTGGCCGTAGAAGCAATCGCCGAGGTCGGGCCCGGTGGCCACTTCTTCGGCACCAGCCATACCCAAGAGCGCTACACCACCGAACACTTTCAACCCATGGTGTCCAGTTGGAAAAACTTCGAAAGTTGGGACGAAGACGGGCGCATCGAAGCCCCCGAGCGATCCACCAAAATCGCTCAACAAATGATCGACGCTCACCAAGAACCCCCCATGGAACCGCAAATACGAGCAGAACTCGACGAATTCGTAGAACGCCGAATCGCCGAAGGCGGCGTCGAAACCGATTACTAG
- a CDS encoding IclR family transcriptional regulator, with product MTAVQSVERSLHLLREIAEEPGRLVELADRVNLPTSTTARLLATLETNNAIERNSDGVYRIGGLIKTMGRVAEPGINLETAAQPHLLDLSSQFDEAACIAVLIGRNTVTTQQVDAPKPVQAEDWTGTRVPLHAGSAGLVIMATWNDQEVATYLQGNLSTHTEHTVTDPDTLLKRIHRVRRIGAVWTHSEYVPGLSSCAAAICGPNGRAIGSLYVYGPSYRYPLSGEARTVATTIRDRARQISASLTQQPEIVKKAS from the coding sequence ATGACCGCCGTGCAAAGCGTCGAACGCTCCCTCCACCTGCTGCGAGAAATCGCCGAAGAACCGGGACGCCTCGTTGAACTCGCCGACCGCGTCAACCTGCCCACCAGCACCACAGCCCGACTACTGGCCACCCTCGAAACCAACAACGCCATAGAACGCAACAGCGACGGCGTTTACCGCATCGGTGGGCTCATAAAAACCATGGGACGCGTCGCCGAACCTGGAATCAACCTCGAAACAGCCGCCCAACCTCACCTCCTTGACCTCTCCAGCCAATTCGACGAAGCAGCCTGCATCGCCGTACTCATTGGCCGTAACACCGTCACCACCCAACAAGTAGATGCCCCCAAACCCGTCCAAGCAGAAGACTGGACCGGCACCCGAGTCCCCCTCCACGCTGGATCCGCCGGACTAGTCATCATGGCCACCTGGAACGACCAAGAAGTGGCCACCTACCTCCAAGGCAACCTCTCCACCCACACCGAACACACCGTCACCGACCCAGACACTTTACTCAAACGCATCCACCGCGTTCGCCGCATCGGTGCCGTCTGGACCCACAGCGAATACGTGCCCGGCCTCTCTAGCTGCGCCGCAGCAATCTGCGGCCCCAACGGCCGAGCTATCGGCTCCCTTTACGTTTATGGGCCAAGCTACCGTTACCCCCTTTCTGGAGAAGCCCGCACCGTGGCCACCACCATCCGCGACCGGGCCCGTCAAATATCAGCCAGCCTCACCCAACAACCAGAAATAGTAAAAAAAGCCTCATGA
- a CDS encoding mandelate racemase/muconate lactonizing enzyme family protein, with the protein MKITEVETFVVGNPPPRHGGRYFIFVTLTTDQGVKGVGEAYVATVNPHLVADMIQDVAQRWLVGHSPFNVESFWRRAYTSGYSGRPDPTLCGAISALEIACWDIMGKETGRPVYDLLGGRVHEGLRSYTYLYPPNEDAYAPKDGPNLYVDPAQAAEQAIVELEKGFTAIKFDPAGPYTAFDGRQPSLERIDLSARYTAALRETVGTRADLLFGTHGQFTPSGALRLAQRLEAYDPLWFEEPVPPDHVEGMAQVARGTSIPIATGERLTTVTEFAAVLQAGAAQILQPNLGRSGGILQGKKIASLAEVYQASLAPHCYCGPVVAAANIALAACSPNFLILESIGTFDGFHAELLETPIRWEEGMVIPSKEPGLGVTLNEDVARANPYNGHDLHLEPAVDPPPVTENLSTP; encoded by the coding sequence ATGAAAATCACCGAAGTCGAAACCTTCGTGGTAGGCAACCCGCCACCCCGCCACGGCGGCCGCTACTTCATTTTTGTTACCTTGACCACCGACCAAGGGGTCAAAGGCGTCGGCGAAGCTTACGTAGCAACGGTTAACCCTCACCTGGTAGCCGACATGATCCAAGACGTAGCTCAACGCTGGCTAGTTGGCCACAGCCCATTCAACGTGGAATCTTTTTGGCGAAGGGCCTACACCAGCGGTTACAGCGGCCGCCCCGACCCCACCCTCTGCGGGGCAATCAGTGCCCTAGAAATAGCTTGCTGGGACATCATGGGTAAAGAAACCGGCCGCCCCGTTTACGACCTACTAGGCGGCCGAGTGCACGAAGGGTTGCGCTCCTACACCTACCTTTATCCGCCCAACGAAGACGCCTACGCCCCCAAAGACGGACCGAATCTTTACGTTGACCCAGCACAAGCAGCGGAACAAGCAATAGTTGAACTTGAGAAAGGTTTTACGGCAATCAAATTTGACCCCGCCGGCCCTTACACCGCTTTTGACGGCCGGCAACCTTCCCTTGAACGCATCGATTTGTCGGCCCGCTACACCGCAGCTCTGCGAGAAACAGTAGGCACCCGAGCCGACTTGTTGTTCGGCACCCACGGGCAGTTCACCCCCTCCGGAGCGCTCCGCCTCGCGCAGCGCCTCGAAGCCTACGACCCCTTATGGTTTGAAGAACCCGTCCCGCCCGACCATGTTGAAGGCATGGCTCAAGTAGCACGCGGCACCAGTATCCCAATAGCCACCGGCGAACGCCTGACCACCGTTACCGAGTTCGCGGCGGTACTCCAGGCTGGCGCAGCACAAATTTTGCAACCAAATTTGGGTCGCAGCGGCGGCATTTTGCAAGGCAAGAAGATTGCTTCGCTGGCCGAGGTTTATCAAGCCTCGTTAGCTCCTCACTGCTACTGCGGCCCGGTGGTAGCGGCGGCCAACATTGCTTTAGCGGCCTGTTCGCCGAACTTTTTAATCCTCGAATCCATCGGCACCTTTGACGGATTCCACGCCGAGTTATTAGAAACACCTATCCGGTGGGAAGAAGGCATGGTCATTCCGTCAAAAGAACCAGGCCTCGGGGTGACCTTGAACGAAGACGTGGCTCGAGCCAACCCATACAACGGACACGATTTACATCTTGAACCAGCTGTCGACCCTCCTCCCGTAACGGAAAATCTCTCCACCCCTTAG